The Polyodon spathula isolate WHYD16114869_AA chromosome 37, ASM1765450v1, whole genome shotgun sequence genome includes the window GGTTCTTTAAACACGATTCCCTGGGTATCTCTTACGCCATTCACAGCAAAAACTGGGTtagtagttattttttatttatttacttatttttttaaaaacgtcTGACCTTTAAATTAGCTCCCCAGGTAGAATGTATTTTGCGCTGCACTGTAGCTGATTGGAGACACACAGCAACAGCTGGTGCACTCAACTCCCTGCTCTTGCATTTCAGTCAACCAAATCCTGGGGCAACAGAGCCCTGTGGAAGCAGTGCATCCTCATGGGCAAAGTCGAGAGCttgagagacaggctggactagTGCTTACAGATGAAGGGCTGGTGggcagggtggtctagtggttagagttgaagGATTGATGGGCAGTGTGGGACTTAATTGTTCTATATTGTATTTCTTAAAAGCATAATTTCATAGCATGAAATGCATTTTTCCAAATTCATAGAAAagcaaaaaggaaagaatgtCCGCCAGTCCCTCCAGTGTTGTTTTCTGTTCTCCATTTCTTCCCTCGGTACATTTACATTGTTCTATTAGATCCGTGACACACCAGCCCTGCAAACAACATCTCAATAGGAGACGTCCGAGGCAGACTACAGCAATACAAACAGGCTGCTTTTTAACTCGCTCTTTTTAAAGAGCCTGTCCTTTGGTTCTAATGCTAGAGGTTTATGAAGGAGCTGTGGTATGTACGGTACATTTACAGTTTCAATTGAAAGCAGACCGTCTGTATCTTCTTACCTGCAAGTGTGCGTGGGATGGTCAGCAAGCTTGGATGCACCAGTGGGTCATCTGATGTGTTTACCAATAACAGAGGCACATTGACCTGGAGAGATCGGGAACCCAATAAAGCTGGTCAGGTTAGAAGCTTGAATAGAAGTGCTACAAGCACACCTTGAATACCTTTCAGGAGATGTTTTTtcctatatttttcagaaaaaactaaaaagtaacaaataaccAAATAAGAATACATATTATctataataatcataaaaaaacagtCCAAAGGCCATGATGAATTTATACTAAATGTTAAGTAGGCAGAAGAGGGAATCAGAAAAGGCAGCAGTGTCTTCACCATCACGTTGCTCACAGACGACATTTACCTAGATAATGAATTTCCCAAAGCCCTCGGGCTTCATTATGTCTCCGATTATAGGATGGGAttgaaaacacacagcatgggATAACACAACACAACGGGTTTTCAAGATGTTTGTTAACAGAGCTATCAATCCCCACAAGGTTTTCACATAGAAAATAATCTCAAATGGGAGACGAGAGTCAGCCCCTCGCTCCCATAGCTCTGTTGCTGGTGCAGGAGATCCTAGCAGAATATGCCCTGCAGgatattattttaacaaacaaaccgaaaaaaacacaacaattctACAGCATACTTAGTGGACAAATGCTTCAAGAGAAACAGGTCTGATAAAACCATACAATGAAGCAGATACTCACATTGTGAATATAATGGACACAGCTGTCCTTCTCATAGTATTCCTTGAGGGAGTCGTACCCATGGAATTTTCTACAAAAtatcaacacaaatacaaaataaataaataaaatcacacataAGACAATTCTAAAAACTACATGCAATACATTTCACATTCCACCTCTCCTCCCAATGATATAAAGATCTGGCTCaaaatcaaaattattttttaaagtgggttgtaataattattattgttttttttaagttaagaaATTTATGCCAAACTAAATTTTGGAGTCTCCTGTAGTGGTAAAGTTGCTAGAAAATAGAATGCATAAAACAGGCAGCCAATTTTCGAGCGTACAGCGCTGGAACCCCAGCTGCAGAGAGGGCCCTCACCTCATGATGTTGTCGTCAATCTGCATGAGGGAGGTAGCTGTGAAGAGCCGGCTCAGGTCGGCATCCTCCATCATCCTGGGTCTCTTGCTGGAGCTGTCTCCGAACAGCATGCCCCTGCAACACAGAGAGTGAGCATCTGTGTGTGTTTACAGCAGTGAGCAAGCGAGCATCTGTGTGTTTACAGAAGTGGGCGAGTGAGCATCTGTGTGTGTTTACAGGAGTGAGTGAGCATGTGTGTTTAAAAGGGCTTGGCAAGCAACTGAAGGTCCTCTCTTATCGTAGGTCAGGATCGCATCTGATAAAAAGGTCACACTCTCATGACTGTAAACTTCACACGTGCTGTGTTcttgattttaatttttatgaATTAATTTATGTATGATGTATAATTAGATTTTGACCTCGGAATGCACAGGACTGACTGACAACTGACAACATTTCTGCAAAACCCTGTTCAAGCTCCCAGCTTGGTTGAGCCTGGTTGATCCCCCTCTGCATTCAGCAGCTATTGTCAGCTGTGGCTGCCCGGGCCTACCTGTGTGAGAGGATGATCCTCTTCATGTTGTCCGCCATGAGGAAGTTGTAAAATCTCCGGCACTGATCCCACTGCAGGAATGTCTCTTGAGCCCTGGGTAACAACACAACAGGCCGGTTACTGAAACATAAGCTGAGTTTAACCACAAGACTGATTCATCACCAGCCAAGGTGGAGCTCATTTGTTTGTGTGTACTGTAGTTTGAAAAAGAGACAGACAGTCAGGTTTATCTAATTTTGGAATGAACTGTATAAATAGACACCAAGACACCTGCTCAGTAGAGATATATTATTCAGACTAGGCACAGTAACCTTGGGTTCCTTTGAACAgatgggaaaacaaacaaacagacaggatTAACTTCACTCTGCTCCACTTCCTCTTATTCaacaagagcaaaataaaaaacagaagacaaatcAGAAATTAGCAATTTGCCATTTTAAcctagagcagggcttcccaaccctggtcctggggatcccctgtgtcttctggtattcattccaactgagctctcaattacttaacaaaacccttaattgaactaataatttgcttaattagatctttttacttgtttttagctcttaaacagttgcagatttcaagttagctgcaacattttataagtaactctGAAACTTTTTAGaaactgagaacaattaaaaaggtctacttaagcaaattattagttcaattaagggttttgttaagtaattgagagctcagttggaatgaaaaccagaagacacatgggatGGGTTGGGTAGCCCTGTCCTAGAGGCAGCTATGCTTGAACCAGTGCTTTCTTATTCCTGCCACTAGAGGTCCCTGATACTTTCAGAACACTGAAACAGGTTCAGATGCTCCGTCCCGGGACAGCATGAGCCAAACTGTTTCGTTAAGTTCCAGACAGCCTATTCTAGAACAGTGCCAAAGAGTTCACTTAAGAGTTTGAAAAGGAATCCACACAGCTGTTTGTTCAAATGGGAGGaacagtatataaaacaatacCATTATTGCCTTAGAATCTAGGACTACGACAACTAGAGATACCAGGGCGCTGTTTTGAAAGAGCAGGGGGAAGGTACTAAGCTGTCTGCATAACAAACACATCACATCAGAGCACGACAGACTCGGACTGTGCAAGCATAAGCTGCATAAAACAAGTAGATTATTCCCCTCCACAAATGTCATCCTGTCACATGACTCAGTTCTGAGCTAACCAACAATCTTTCCTGGAAACGGATGCCGTCTCACTCAGAGCTACATTTAATTAGTTTAAAACCTCCTGCTGTCCACGCTCGGCGAGGGGCATCTGAGTTGGCACAATTTAATCAGAATCTTTAGCACATTTGCCCATTGAAACcaataaaaatactatatatttaaaataatataaggtAACAGAAGAAACGATTCAGGCAACATCCTAGCACCCGCCCTCCCTTCCAAATCAGCAATGAGGGATGCCTGGAATGATTTCAGGAATTTCAATTATACACAGAGGATGAATACCTCCAGGCAGCCTAGAAGGACGTCAGCTGAGCGAGATAACTTACAAACAGCTGCTTACTTCTAAATAAAACATACGTCTTGTCACAGAGAGGGTTGGAGATACATGGGAGTCTGACGTCCATCCCTGTTCCTCCCAGACTGGCTTGCGAGTACCCACCTGAGTGCGCTGTAGCCCTGGCACACACTGACGCAGCACAGCACTCTCTCCTGGTTGGTGTGGTTCTCACCCAGGAACTTGCAGACAATGTTGCCACCTAGGCTGAAGCCCACAACAATGAGCTGCGTCTGGGGGAATGTCTTCTTGATGTAGCCCACCATGGCTGCAAACTCCCAGGTGCAGCCTAAGAGCAAGAGGCAATATTGAACATTTACaggtttttatttcatgtatgtACGTACTCAGGAGAGCAGTTAAGCTGGCCAGCAGAAAATGCATATAAAGTGATATAAAGAAACATTACTGATGCTGGAAGACTTGACCTGCCAGTGTAGAAAATTGGGTTGCGTGTGAATGTAACGGTCTGTGTTTAATGCACTTCTGAACTGGATACAGACTATTCTGTGCGGGGGTTCCTGCACATGTAATAATCACAGAGGAAGACATCTGCACTCTCCTATTTCTGAAATAAGCTGGAACACAGCTGCTGAAATATCAACACAAGCGATATGCTGCCTCCGGACTAACTTAAACACAAACCATCAAGCAGAAACTAGGTGGGGGTCTGGTGAATGCATGACTACAGCTATCAGGATCCTGAAACAATTGATCACTATGACCTGCACAAAATGTAAGTGTGCTCAGAGTCTGATACTCTGAATACATTGTGGTAAAGCAGGCGTTTCCTGTGTAAACCTCTGAAGACATGCATCCTCGGTGTGGAGGTAATCCACTCGAAGGTGGTCAGGCAAGGCATGTTACCCCTTGTGTGAAGGCTGCAAGGACACAGGAAGAGGACTGCTGACACAGGACTCTTGTTTGTAGAAATACTTGGTCATCGTGACCGTGACACACAAGCATTCGGCTCTGCTATCCTTACCGTAGGTGAACATGCGGGGAGAGGTTAGCTCAATGTTAGGCAGAGCTCCCAGGTGGTTAAGGACTGCACACCGGTAGCCCTGCTTCTGAGCGTAGTCCACAAAGGTTCGTATGTAGTGCTTCTCACTGTGGTTACCAATCCCAGGACAAATAACCATGGTGACATCATCTAGTTAGGAAATCagatcaaaacaaaacagtttagcatCAGGGCATGACACATTCCGAGAACATTTCTAAATCATTGCCCTAAACTTTGCAGATTGCAAAAATGAGAAGTAGAACGA containing:
- the LOC121304343 gene encoding monoacylglycerol lipase ABHD2-like; the encoded protein is MNKDGEVDTIAPELPAMFDGVKLAAVATVLYIIVRFLNLKSPTEPPCLSYQDTPLNRFLIKSCSLLTKEYIPPLLWGKCGHLQTALYGKMGRVSSPHPIGLRKFLAMHDGATATFDLFEPLADQCTGDDVTMVICPGIGNHSEKHYIRTFVDYAQKQGYRCAVLNHLGALPNIELTSPRMFTYGCTWEFAAMVGYIKKTFPQTQLIVVGFSLGGNIVCKFLGENHTNQERVLCCVSVCQGYSALRAQETFLQWDQCRRFYNFLMADNMKRIILSHRGMLFGDSSSKRPRMMEDADLSRLFTATSLMQIDDNIMRKFHGYDSLKEYYEKDSCVHYIHNVNVPLLLVNTSDDPLVHPSLLTIPRTLAEKKENVIFALTLHGGHLGFFEGAVLFPQPLTWMDKVIVEYANTICQWERHKPQCGSGSEQDCS